A window of the Zeugodacus cucurbitae isolate PBARC_wt_2022May chromosome 2, idZeuCucr1.2, whole genome shotgun sequence genome harbors these coding sequences:
- the Tl_13 gene encoding protein toll, translating to MAQHITPAASGCLQRFTTTQQCYVFALALLIAVCQAPTAIEAAFSQKDCRDLGANSHCQCSTMPSRYEIQCPPMDFNHKFTLQINPGEHVQIECDRVDAREYNLLPSMSIGDSKIVQIRHCPLPGHDPIARLFEHLGITKVNYLMFESGELGANLTRHHLSDLKNLAHLRFSSNSLTHMPEDLFADLTSLNWLDLRSNNVNLTEKLFEPLKNLTFLELGHNNLKTLPRGIFKNQQKLVHLNLWGNQLRNLTRDVFEDATSLTDIDLSANNIETFAPDVFQTLTMLGSLYINANHFRELPFGLFANNKNLTEFRLINNRVALIALPSKLFANLPHLRDVRLSCELESVPEDLFENSNKLANLTLKENMLTTLPAQLFRDQHELYDLDLSHNRLQTLPDGLFQHTKKLVELRLSHNQLREISGELFNTLVNLELLLLDNNNLLTINIYAFRDTAKLKFLNLENNQIDLAEAHAAILEPSEYTNSEFDANSPFQFLYQLQQLNLRNNSIMYIFNDWKTQLLELQKLDLSYNNITIFHAQDLQFLSKHPVEVNLTHNLIHEINFNTIQIMDVPFGNRLVRIDLNDNPLYCDCLMLPFLKFIFDEFKDKFENKIELLTSNLQCEGPTALQGKHMPELSYMELVCPLDDSASSEKRCPRGCECWVRPHDAMLLVNCSNGNLTRLPTLPHEPLLKGIVLFVENNNLMRLPLSTTTGYADVKQLHAAGNQLRAIDANNLPLGLQHLDLRHNMLQRLNASVLDYLNSSSTLEGVLLSHNAWLCDCETKPLLEFTQSATVLQKLKMRDFTQMRCAADPAKPQTVQWFKDISVADICPTEMGFVIAMGTSIAVLGLLIGICVALYYKYNQEIKVFLYAHNWCLWFVTEEELDKDKKYDAFVSYSHKDEAFIADYLVPELEHGPIPFKLCVHVRDFIVGGCIPDQIIRSVDESRRTIVVLSQNFIESVWARMEFRAAHQSALNEKRNRLIVIIYSDIENIENLDSELQAYLKTNTYLKWGDPYFWDKLRYAMPHPSRKPTGGLEKTAMKSSVDDKLELIKPSPVTPSPTTPPAMAAKNPLIAHLNGGTPQTAIIIPNGKLSNGITPNYHMNGKTQNGHINGAFIINTNAKQSDV from the exons ATGGCACAACACATAACGCCCGCCGCAAGCGGGTGTCTCCAACGCTTTACCACCACCCAGCAATGCTATGTGTTCGCACTCGCCTTATTGATCGCCGTTTGTCAAGCGCCGACCGCCATCGAAGCCGCGTTCTCACAGAAAGACTGTCGCGACTTGGGCGCCAACTCGCATTGTCAGTGCTCGACGATGCCCTCACGCTACGAGATACAATGCCCGCCCATGGACTTCAATCACAAATTCACCTTGCAAATCAATCCGGGCGAACATGTGCAGATCGAGTGCGATCGTGTGGATGCACGCGAATACAATTTGTTGCCGAGCATGTCGATTGGCGATAGCAAAATCGTACAGATCCGTCACTGTCCGCTGCCTGGACACGATCCCATAGCTCGCCTCTTTGAACACTTGGGTATAACGAAGGTGAATTATCTGATGTTCGAGAGTGGGGAGTTGGGCGCGAATTTGACGCGTCATCATCTTAGTGATTTGAAGAATTTGGCACACCTACGCTTCAGTTCGAATAGCTTGACACATATGCCGGAGGATTTGTTTGCCGATTTGACGAGTTTGAATTGGTTGGATTTGCGTTCGAATAATGTCAATTTGACGGAGAAACTATTTGAACCACTCAAGAATCTGACGTTCCTCGAGTTGGGTCACAATAATTTGAAGACGTTACCGCGCGGCATCTTCAAGAATCAACAAAAGCTGGTGCATCTCAATTTGTGGGGCAATCAATTGCGTAATCTGACTAGAGATGTATTCGAGGATGCCACTTCACTCACCGACATCGATTTGAGCGCGAATAATATTGAGACATTTGCGCCGGATGTCTTTCAAACGCTAACCATGTTGGGTAGTCTCTATATAAATGCAAATCATTTCCGCGAATTGCCATTTGGACTTTTCGCCAATAATAAGAATCTCACAGAATTCCGTTTGATCAACAATCGTGTCGCGCTCATTGCGCTGCCATCAAAACTGTTTGCCAACTTGCCGCACTTGCGGGATGTGCGTTTATCTTGCGAACTGGAGAGTGTGCCCGAAGATCTGTTCGAAAACTCAAACAAGCTGGCGAATCTCACATTGAAGGAGAACATGTTGACCACACTACCCGCGCAACTATTCCGCGATCAACATGAATTGTACGATTTGGATCTGTCGCATAATCGGCTGCAAACACTGCCGGATGGTCTCTTCCAGCACACGAAGAAGTTAGTGGAACTTAGACTATCACACAATCAGCTACGCGAAATCTCAGG CGAGCTTTTCAATACACTGGTCAATCTCGAGCTACTGCTGTTGGACAACAATAATTTGCTAACGATCAACATTTATGCCTTCCGCGACACAGCCAAATTGAAGTTCCTAAATTTGGAGAACAATCAAATCGATCTCGCCGAAGCGCATGCGGCCATACTTGAACCCAGCGAATACACCAATTCCGAGTTCGATGCAAATTCACCATTCCAATTCCTCTACCAACTGCAACAACTTAATTTGCGCAACAATTCCATCATGTACATCTTCAACGACTGGAAGACACAACTGCTCGAACTGCAGAAACTCGACCTCAGCTACAACAACATCACCATATTCCATGCACAAGATCTGCAGTTCCTCAGCAAACATCCGGTGGAAGTGAATCTCACGCATAATCTCATACACGAAATCAACTTCAATACCATCCAAATCATGGATGTTCCTTTCGGTAACCGACTAGTGCGCATAGACCTCAATGACAACCCGCTGTACTGTGACTGTCTGATGTTGCCCTTCTTGAAATTCATCTTCGACGAGTTCAAAGACaagttcgaaaataaaattgagttattgACATCGAATTTGCAGTGTGAAGGACCGACCGCATTGCAGGGTAAGCATATGCCGGAACTGAGTTACATGGAGTTGGTGTGTCCACTGGATGACAGCGCCTCCAGCGAAAAGCGTTGTCCGCGCGGCTGCGAGTGTTGGGTACGTCCGCATGATGCGATGCTGCTGGTGAATTGCTCCAATGGCAATCTGACACGTTTGCCCACACTGCCGCACGAACCACTACTCAAAGGCATCGTGTTGTTTGTGGAGAATAACAATTTGATGAGATTGCCGCTAAGCACCACCACCGGTTACGCAGATGTGAAGCAACTGCATGCCGCCGGCAATCAACTGCGTGCCATCGATGCCAACAACTTGCCGTTGGGCCTACAACACTTGGATCTGCGCCACAATATGCTGCAGCGTCTAAATGCGAGCGTGCTGGATTACCTGAATAGCAGCAGCACGTTGGAGGGAGTTTTACTCTCCCACAATGCGTGGCTCTGCGATTGCGAGACGAAGCCACTGCTTGAGTTCACACAAAGCGCCACCGTGTTGCAGAAGCTGAAGATGCGTGACTTCACGCAGATGCGTTGTGCAGCAGATCCAGCCAAACCGCAGACGGTGCAATGGTTCAAGGACATATCCGTCGCCGATATCTGTCCCACAGAAATGGGTTTCGTCATCGCTATGGGCACCAGCATTGCAGTGCTGGGTCTACTGATCGGCATCTGCGTGGCGCTCTACTACAAATACAATCAGGAGATTAAAGTTTTCCTCTATGCGCATAACTGGTGTCTGTGGTTCGTTACTGAGGAGGAGTTGGACAAGGACAAGAAGTACGATGCGTTCGTCTCCTACTCACATAAAGATGAAGCCTTTATTGCCGACTATCTCGTGCCCGAGTTGGAGCACGGTCCGATACCATTCAAGCTGTGCGTGCACGTGCGTGATTTCATTGTTGGTGGCTGCATACCCGATCAGATTATACGCTCGGTGGATGAGTCCAGACGCACGATTGTGGTGTTATCACAAAATTTCATCGAATCCGTGTGGGCGCGTATGGAATTCCGTGCGGCACATCAGTCGGCGCTCAATGAGAAACGTAATCGTTTGATTGTGATCATTTACAGTGACATTGAGAATATCGAAAATTTGGATAGCGAACTGCAGGCATACCTCAAAACCAACACCTATCTGAAATGGGGCGATCCATACTTCTGGGATAAATTGCGCTATGCCATGCCGCACCCGAGCCGTAAGCCGACTGGCGGTTTGGAGAAGACCGCTATGAAGAGTTCAGTCGATGATAAGCTCGAACTCATCAAACCATCACCGGTAACACCCTCACCCACCACACCACCAGCCATGGCGGCGAAAAATCCACTCATCGCCCACTTGAACGGTGGCACACCACAAACCGCGATCATTATACCCAATGGCAAGTTGTCCAATGGCATAACACCCAACTATCACATGAATGGCAAGACACAAAATGGACATATTAACGGCGCTTTCATCATCAATACGAATGCCAAGCAGAGTGATGTATAG